Part of the Vibrio sp. SCSIO 43137 genome, GGCTGGAAAACCTTCTGTTGCTATGGCCGATTCTGGTCATCAAACGGGTACATAAGAGTGCGGTTATGCTGTTTGCCGCCGCGACCAGCCTGCTTATTGGTGCTGCAATGTACCGTATTGACCTGGCGATTGTTGCTTACAACCCGGGCGATGGTTATCAATACTTCCCGTCAGTAGAAGAGATTCTGCTCTCCTTTGGCTTAGTTGCCATCGAAGTGGTTGGTTATATCGTCATTATCAAGCTACTACCTGTACTTCCGGGTGTGGCAACCACCAACCGAATACATAAAGCCTAAGTGGCATAAAAACAATAATTAAGGGATATCACAATGAGTCAACGTATTACTATTGATCCGATTACCCGCATCGAAGGCCACTTGCGTATCGATTGCGAAATTGAAGATGGCAAAGTCACAAACGCATGGTCATCAGGCACCATGTGGCGTGGTATGGAAGAAATTCTGAAAGAGCAGGATCCACGTGATGCATGGGTATTCACTCAACGTATCTGTGGGGTTTGTACTACGGTTCACGCTATTGCTTCTGTACGTTCGGTAGAGAGTGCTCTAGATCTGGATATACCGGTTAATGCTCAGCATATTCGTAATATGATCGTAGCAGCACACGGTATTCACGATAACGTCGTGCACTTCTATCAACTCTCTGCTCTGGATTGGGTAGATGTCGTATCGGCACTTTCTGCTGACCCGGTGAAGTGTGAAGAGATCTGTGCACCATTGTCTACATGGTCTCTGAACTCAGCAGCTGAGTTCCAGAAGGTAAAAGACAAACTGCAAGGGCTTGTCGACAGCGGCCAGCTTGGTATTTTTGCCAACGGTTACTGGGGACATAAAGAGATGAAGCTCTCTCCTGAAGTTAACCTGATTGCCGTTGCGCACTATTTGCAGGCACTTGAGTATCAGAGAAACGCCAACCGTATCGTAGCCATTCTGGGCGGTAAGACACCTCATATCCAGAACCTTGCGGTAGGTGGTGTGGCCAACCCGATTAACCTTGATGCTCCGGGTGTGCTGAACCATGAACGCCTGATGTACATTAAATCCTTTATTGATCAACTGGATGAGTTTGTAGAGCAGGTATACAAACTGGATGTGGCCATCGTTGCGGCTCACTACCCTGAGTGGCTTTCTATCGGCGCAGGTGTCACTAACTACCTTGCCGTACCGGATCTGCCAACGGACGGTAAAGGCGGCAGCTTCCTGATGCCGGGTGGTTACATTGAAAACGGCGATCTTTCTACCTTCAAACCAATTACCGGCCATAAAGATCAGTATCTGATTGATGGTGTGGCTGAGAGTAGTAAGCACTCATGGTACAAAGAAGAAGGTCCTTTCCACCCATGGGAAGGTAAAACAAACCCTGACTACACCGGATTTGAAGATGATGGTAAGTACTCATGGGTGAAATCCCCAACCTTCTACGGCAAAGCGGTTCAGGTAGGCCCGCTGGCACAAGTATTGTGTGCTGTTGCATCCGGTGATGAAGCGACAACCAAACACCTGAACCACGTGTTAAATACCTTTGAAAAGCTGAC contains:
- the hybC gene encoding hydrogenase 2 large subunit, which produces MSQRITIDPITRIEGHLRIDCEIEDGKVTNAWSSGTMWRGMEEILKEQDPRDAWVFTQRICGVCTTVHAIASVRSVESALDLDIPVNAQHIRNMIVAAHGIHDNVVHFYQLSALDWVDVVSALSADPVKCEEICAPLSTWSLNSAAEFQKVKDKLQGLVDSGQLGIFANGYWGHKEMKLSPEVNLIAVAHYLQALEYQRNANRIVAILGGKTPHIQNLAVGGVANPINLDAPGVLNHERLMYIKSFIDQLDEFVEQVYKLDVAIVAAHYPEWLSIGAGVTNYLAVPDLPTDGKGGSFLMPGGYIENGDLSTFKPITGHKDQYLIDGVAESSKHSWYKEEGPFHPWEGKTNPDYTGFEDDGKYSWVKSPTFYGKAVQVGPLAQVLCAVASGDEATTKHLNHVLNTFEKLTNIKPEIKHLHSTLGRHATRAVRCAVLKDVLKTEWQALIDNIAAGDTTTFVKPIFPYGVVKGVGFHEAPRGLLSHWIVINDGKIENYQAVVPSTWNSGPRNSNDELGPYEHSLIGTPVDDPENPLEVIRTIHSFDPCMSCAVHIVDTRGKGITKVKVL